DNA sequence from the Rubripirellula tenax genome:
ATCGTGTCTGAATCCATCCTTCAATTCGCCGGAAACATGTTCGTCGGTCCAATCTGGCCGGCGTCCCTGCTCGTTTGCCTGTTGGCGATCTACACGGTGTTTGCGCTGATCGGACTAGTCGATCTGGATGTCGACATGCCTGATTTGGACATGCCCGATCTGGATGTCCCCGATTTAGATGTGCCGGATTTCGACGTACCCGATGTCGATGCACACGTGGGTGATCTGGGATTGGACGTGGTCCAAGGGATCGGCGCCGCAACCATCCGCTGGACCAATTTCGGCCGCGTCCCCATCGTGATCTGGGGCGGCGTGTTCACGCTTGGTTTCTGGATCATCTCCTACATGCTTTGGCACATATTCGACGTTCGCCGCTACGAACCGACTGTCGTGGTATCGACACTGTTGACGATCCGCAACGCCGTGCTGGCGACGGGAATTGCCAAGGTGGTCACTCAACCTTTGATCAAGCACTTCGTGGCAACGCCTGAGTACGACCAAACACGATTGATCGGATCGACGTGCGAAATCATCAGCCCCGAAGCAACGCCCACATCCGGCCAAGCCAAATTTCGTACCGACGCAGCCCCGCTGCTGTTGAACGTACGTACCGATGGCGCCCACATCGATAAAGGCATCGAAGTACGCATCATCGGATTTGATCCGCAGCAGCGAGTCTACCAAGTCACCTCAATTTTAACGGAGCAAACCTCGTGAACCCACAAGTATTGACCGGCATAGCTGTCGCCCTGGTCATCATGACGTTAGTTATCTTCGCGATCGTGATCACGATCAAAAAATGCTACATCGTCGTCGGACCAGACAAAGCCATTGTTCGCACCGGGGGACCGACGATGAAAGTCGCCTCGGCCCAGGGCATGTTCGTGATCCCGCTCTACCATCGCTTCGAGTTCATGGACTTGTCGCTGAAGAGCTTCGAGATCGGACGCCAGGGCCATGAGGGATTGATCTGTAAAGACAACATCCGAGCCGACATCAAGGTCGCTTTCTTTGTCCGCGTTAACAATAGCCCCGAAGAGATGGGCGAAGTCGCGCAGGCCATTGGCGCCCGACGCTGTAGCGAAATGGAAACGCTGCGAGAACTTTTCGACGCGAAGTTCAGCGAAGCGCTCAAGACCGTTGGCAAGCAATTCGACTTCATCGACTTGTACGATCAACGCGACAAGTTCAAGGGCGAGATTCTAAAAGTCATCGGCACCGACTTGA
Encoded proteins:
- a CDS encoding OB-fold-containig protein; translation: MSESILQFAGNMFVGPIWPASLLVCLLAIYTVFALIGLVDLDVDMPDLDMPDLDVPDLDVPDFDVPDVDAHVGDLGLDVVQGIGAATIRWTNFGRVPIVIWGGVFTLGFWIISYMLWHIFDVRRYEPTVVVSTLLTIRNAVLATGIAKVVTQPLIKHFVATPEYDQTRLIGSTCEIISPEATPTSGQAKFRTDAAPLLLNVRTDGAHIDKGIEVRIIGFDPQQRVYQVTSILTEQTS